The Pogoniulus pusillus isolate bPogPus1 chromosome 30, bPogPus1.pri, whole genome shotgun sequence genomic interval CTCCTGTACCTGTCCCGTAAATTCAAGACCCCTGATCACTGGtacccagctgagctgcagaagaggGCTCGGGTTGATGAGTACCTGTCCTGGCAGCACACCACCATTCGTATGAAGGCAGGCACTATGATGGTGCTTAAGGTAAGAGCAGTGGATACCACAAAAGAAATGCTGGGAGCTGTGAGGGCATGGCCCTTCTATGCAGATGACAGGAATAAAACCAGACTAGGGATGGCCTTGGCTGCTCAGCTTAGCTTAAGTGAAGTGGCCTCAATCATTCATGCTtcagccacagctctgtgtgtgcacacaggtgCTGAGTAGATCTGTCTTGGGTGAGCAGTTCAGAGCAGACAGCTCactgccctctgcccagcttCATGGAAAGAACAAACCTGTTTGAAAGCAAAATTCAGTTGCTTGCAGAGGATGCAGCCTTTCCCTCAAAGCAGGCTCTTAGTGGTTTAACTCTCATACTAATTAGGGAGGATACAAGGACACAAAGGAGTGGATGAACGACATttatctgccagagcagatcactaGCACCACTGGTGGCTGGTGAGGGATCCTTAGAAGGTGATGATGGGAGGGCATGGACTCAGATTGGAGGGAAATATAAAAGCAACTTgtttctgctccctgccagatgctgctgcctgtcaTCACAGTTCCTGCAGAGAAATTGCAGAGTTCGACTGAGGAGCTGAATGTGGTCCTCAACCAGTTTGAGGAGAAGTTCTTGCAGGATAAGCCTTTCATCGCAggcactgaggtctccctggcAGACCTTCTAGCGCTGGAGGACATCTTGCAGGTGAGCATcaaccccagcactgctgggtatgGAGGTTGGCTTGtgggcaggccaggctgaggTGTGGCTGCTGCATCACCACCCCTTCAGGGGCAGATCTTTCTCCCTGCAGTTAATTCCTAAGTGGAGTTAAGTCTTGTTCCTTTTTGACTTTGGCCACAGTTGAGTTTGCCAGGGAgcagctccttgcaggcagaggagcatggCCAGAATCCCTTAGAACCTAGGGTAAATGCCAAAgtaggcagagctgcagctgcttggaAGAGATGAGTTGGTGTGCTTGCACCTCTGGTCTGCTGTTGTGAGCTAAAAGCATATCCCTGCCTCATTCTGGTCCCATCCCTGCTAAATGTGTTGCTTGACTCACTCCCAGGTTCTCTtcatctctctctgcagcctctaaTTTTTGGCCATGACCCCTTTGAGGGGAGGCCGAAGTTGGCAGCGTGGCGCAGGCGGGTGGAAGGAGCAgtggggcagcagctctgccaggaggctcatgaagtgctgctgaagcccagcagcctctctgctgatcAGGTCCCAGCCGAAATGGTGGAGGTTTTGAAGAAGAAGTACTTAAAATAGGGCACCCAGGATGAACATGTTCTGCTCTAAGTAAAACTGATTATTTTGTGCTTTCTCCTTGGGACCGTTTCAGCAGTTCTTCTAAAAGTCATTCCCCGAAAtgcactgcaggcacagcccttctgcagcccaaGAGGAAGAACatggcttagaatcacagagtggcaggggttgtgtgaaggtccagagaacagagattaacaatatctctgccctgaggagcaggacctgTTCTTGtagatttccatgttgtgatGCACGCGAGAGCAGAGAGCACCACAacactatttattaaaggatgaagttgaacaaaacagagggagagagaggaggaggggagagggaaccGTGGAGAAAAAgtgaagaagcagggaaggaaaagagctgggattaTATTACCGTCCACCAAAGACGcgggggagagagagatgtgtgtgtggcccagggaggttcttctgtggagttgccaggagttcttctggtggaggtgcagctctggggtgctctggtggaggtgcacaccTGGAGGtccaccctttggcaggcattgctcatgtctttttataTGTTTTTTTAGAtcagtgtccaggtgcagctccccaggacatcttcctgtgtattcctgcattcgcaggggtccggcggcagggcagcactggggaggaagccccctccctgcactgcttaCCTGTCTGTACCCCAaacacagaagccttttctcttcggggTAGCTGACATAAGATGTGCACATCCTGGATgttcaagccaggctgagatcCAGGAGTTTCCACAAAGGCACTGTCcattgatttgcatccctgagctttggccAAGCACCTGGTCTGAGCCCGGGAGGTTAACAGAGGCAGTCTTTGTCTTGGTTGATGTACAAGGCAGAGACAATATCTTTGTTGGTTAGGGAGCGATGATGGTAATCTTTGCCTTTGTGGATGACCAAGGGAGAGACACGGTCCAGACtctcacaggttggaagggttATCACAGGCTGgaccaggctacccagggaagtggttgaatcaccatccctggatgaaTTTTAGAGCCATCTAGAGACAGTGCTCCAGGATATGGTATAGTGGTGGCCTTGGTAGAGTTTGACAATGGTTGGACTTTGAtcttgaagctctcttccaacaacAGTGACTCAGCGATTCTGTAAACTTTGGATCTCAAAGTGCTGTTTGCAGATGCAAGATTATTGGTTATGTATATTGGATAGAACAACaaacctctctgcctgcctttcaGTTTTCTGTAGTGCTGGTGGCTTGGAGAAGCCATCTGCTGTGGTGCCCATGTGTGTGTTCCTAGTGCCTTCAAGGACTGTCACAGAGCTCCCTGTGACCTGTGAGATGAACCCCAAAACTCCTGCAACTcctgcagagttctgcagtaGGTATATTTTCCTGCAACGCTGGGTGTAGGCAGGATGGCTCCCTCAGACCTGCACaccccatgctggcacaagccCCAGCTTATGTTACAAGAGCAGGCATATTCATAAGAAGAGGAATGGTTATTACAGTTACTTCTTGGAGCTCATTAACAGAGGTATTGTCCATTCTCCAGCCCAATTCCAACCCACCCCAGTGGTCTGAAAGGGTTATCTGCGATGAACACCCCACACAGTCTTCCTCACAGGGTCTTTTTGTCTCTGGTCAGCAAACCCCTCTTTATTGCTGATgtcagcacatctctgcttctcctttctctctttcctgctttccatagtcactgcaggcctgggcctCTATGAGATTACGTATCACAGATCTCCAACGAGTAGCTGCAGCCACTTCTGCAGTAGCCCTTGTTTAGGTTTGCACAGTATCGACTGATTACTATGAACAAACATCTCTGCAAAGTTTGGCATTTTGTGCCTTGCCACAGCCCCCCTCAAACTGTGCATCTGCTCTCTCAGGCTCTTTACCAGCACTCCTTGCTTTTGCTTGTGTCACCTGAACCCACCCGTCAGTGAGATGGGATCGGTTTGCGCCCCCGGTCTGTAACGCCCCTGCCAGCGGCACAGACGGCGAGCAGCGGAAGCCCGAGGGCCGGCGGCACCGCGGCGGTAGCACAGGAAAGGCTCTGCCCGGAGCAGTGAGTGCCATCGGGAGTGCCCGCGGCGCTGCCGCAATAGCGTAAGGTCCCAGTCGGCAGCTGCCGCCTGCGGCCGAGCTGCGCTGAGCCAGGCCCATCCCGGGACAGAGCGGGGCTGCGCTGAGCCGGGCCCATCCCGGGACAGAGCGGGGCTGCGCTGAGCCGGGCCCATCCCGGGACAGAGCGGGGCTGCGCTGAGCCGGGCCCATCCCGGGGCAGCAGGGGGCTGCGCTGAGCCGGGCCCATCCCGGGGCAGCAGGGGGCTGCGCTGAGCCGGGCCGATCCCGGGGCAGCAGGGGGCTGCGCTGAGCCGGGCCCATCCCGGGGCAGAGCGATGCatcctgtcctcctgacacgTGGAAAGCTGCCCCCCGAGACGGGAGgagccacagcacagctgtggggCGTGGGCCCAAGGGAACTGATGGTCTTCAAGGGTCAGTTCCCCTCTGGGTGTCAGAGGGAGGTTGCACCTTGTAAAGCCAGGAGCTAAGTGGGGCTGCTTtagagcagtgcagcagctgctgccttcctgctctgtgcctaCCTCTTCTGGTGCCTGGACTGGCTTTGGGGTAGCAGAGGTAGAAAGTCCTCTTGTGCAAGAGCTGTGAGCAAACCAAGGAGCTACCTTTTGTGCACCTGCGTCccatcagctcagctttgctgagggagctggtgctgctcagcctgcactggagcaggctcaggggagacctcactctcTACATTTCATTGCGAAGAGGTTTATtgaggtgagtgttggtctcttctccccagtaacaagcaacaggataacaggagatggcctcaagttgtgccacgggagATTTAGTTTGGCTGTTAGGGGAAAATTCTCCACCAAAAGGGTTGCGAGGCTTTGGGAGACGCTGCCCACTGTCCCTGCGTAGatgtgtgtagatgtggtgctgaggggcatggctggtggtgacctggcagtgttgcCTTAACGGCTGCGTTTGAAgaacttttccaacccaaaggagTTTCCTTAAGCAATTAAGGGCGGTAATTAAAGTATAGTTCAAGGCTGGAGCTCTGCCATCGCTCCCGCTCTAGGAACGTTCCGTTTGGATCCGCGGGGTGCAGGTGAACCCACCCTTGAGTTGAGAGGACCCAGCAGCGCCCTGCCCTCCCAGCCGCGGCTCCGGGAGCCAGTCCGGGAGGCTCCGCTGCGCTCCACCCCGGTGGGAGGGTCCGGGGCGGCCGAGCGGAACGAGCAGCGAaagcagtaacagcagcagcagcacgatGGGGCTGGAGTTGTACCTGGATATGCTCTCGCAGCCCTGCCGAGCCGTCTACATCTTCGCCCGGGCCAACAACATCCCCTTCGAGTTCAAACACGTGGACCTGAATAAGGGTGAGCGGggccgggggagggggggggggcagcgcCTGGGGGCGTCCTCCGCCGGTGACCGAAGTCgctgctgaggacaggatgCCGCGGGGGGAAGGGGTGGCCCTCAGCGGCAGAAGGATCCTCACGTCGAGACAAACAGAGGAGCTCATTTTGCCCTGGcttgtagcagcagcagctctggtgccagcGCTGCCCGGGAGCTGACGAACCCCGCAGCGGCCTCGGCTGGGTCGAAATGGCggcgggcagcaggcagtggcgcGGAGCAAACGGGCCCGATCTGCTgggaaggaggctcaggacgTGCCGGGTCCGAGGCGGTTCCCGGCCGGacgagcagcaaagcagcagggccGGGACGCTGCAGCAGGAGCGGGGCCAGCGCTGGTTTgcgctgctgcctctgctccagcctccgcACAAGTCTTTGCGCTCCGGCAGCGGCTGCAAGCGGACAGCACAGGgcgcagctcctgctgcctgggcagcacttCTGGACTGCTTATGAACTTGAAGGAGCCTCTGCAGTACAGCCAAAACCAGGAACGTGGGGTCTGGTGGTCCCCACACACTTCAGAGTGTCCACAGACGGGTCCTGACCGTCACTGCCCAGTGCAAGGTctcattttcctcctcaggggaGCATAGGACCAAGGAGTTCCAGAAGGTGAACATGCTGATGACAGTTCCTGCACTAAAGGATGATTCTTTCGCCTTGGCAGAGAGGTGAGGCTCGAACAAGCTCATcccacactgcagcactgctcagcccagTGCCAGGGTTCTGCCGGGGCCCTCTTTGGTCTCTCCTGGGACCCCAGCGCAGGGAGTTTGTCTCCATCCTGTCTGTGCCACAAGGCTGTGGTGCAAGAGAAGCTTTCTCCTGTAGGCAGCATGGAAAGCACTGCTTGGGGAGGAATGTGTGAGCTGCTGCTTGGAGCCAGCTTGTGCACAGGCAGTGTTTGAGCTCAGATCCTGTCCCtgtgtcccctgctctgtgccttcagctgcaggccactgcagcacctctgccacaAGGCACTGGTGCTGGAcagccaggcagtgcccagctctgctttgctgtcgGCTCCCTCTGGGGCTGACACTGGCTCCAAGATGTGGATGGTAGCTGCACAAGCAGACCCCATCTGTCTTG includes:
- the LOC135188677 gene encoding glutathione S-transferase theta-1-like, which encodes MGLELYLDMLSQPCRAVYVFARANNIPFEFKHVDLMKGEHRTKEFQKVNMLMTVPALKDDSFTLAESIAILLYLSRKFKTPDHWYPAELQKRARVDEYLSWQHTTIRMKAGTMMVLKMLLPVITVPAEKLQSSTEELNVVLNQFEEKFLQDKPFIAGTEVSLADLLALEDILQPLIFGHDPFEGRPKLAAWRRRVEGAVGQQLCQEAHEVLLKPSSLSADQVPAEMVEVLKKKYLK